A genomic window from Sulfurospirillum multivorans DSM 12446 includes:
- the hemJ gene encoding protoporphyrinogen oxidase HemJ has product MEYYSWILTFHVMSFMSWMAMLFYLPRLFVYHVEHAHKSEFVEVVKIQEYKIYKYIGLPAFWATLLSGAAMLIINPILFESGEWLYAKLTVVALLTAYSFSLEYYRVQLENDECTQSGKFFRAYNEVPTLLSILIVAYVVVKTFSLLFTSITVAFFAFVIYMIFQQPKHKG; this is encoded by the coding sequence ATGGAGTATTACAGTTGGATTTTAACCTTTCACGTTATGTCGTTTATGTCATGGATGGCGATGCTTTTTTATCTGCCACGTCTTTTTGTCTACCATGTTGAACACGCACACAAAAGCGAATTTGTCGAAGTGGTAAAGATTCAAGAGTACAAAATCTATAAGTACATTGGTCTGCCTGCCTTTTGGGCAACACTTTTAAGCGGTGCAGCGATGCTGATCATCAACCCTATTTTATTTGAATCAGGCGAATGGCTTTACGCTAAATTAACGGTAGTTGCGCTTTTAACCGCTTACTCCTTTTCATTGGAATACTACCGTGTGCAGTTGGAAAACGATGAATGCACGCAAAGTGGCAAATTCTTCCGTGCGTACAATGAAGTGCCAACCTTGCTCTCTATTTTGATCGTCGCTTACGTTGTGGTCAAAACGTTTTCACTGCTTTTTACCTCCATCACGGTCGCCTTTTTTGCCTTTGTCATTTACATGATTTTCCAGCAACCGAAACATAAAGGATGA